The Mytilus trossulus isolate FHL-02 chromosome 13, PNRI_Mtr1.1.1.hap1, whole genome shotgun sequence genome has a segment encoding these proteins:
- the LOC134695136 gene encoding orexin receptor type 2-like: MGTENITYVEESYYNVSAVMPEPPLYIVIVASIMYGLTFFLGLFGNLNVIIIVYKYKTMRSRMNYFLVNLSITDFFVLLVCIPSAAVDLFAKEVWYFGETMCKIVPFLEQVTTLSCVLTILAITLDRYKGICYPLKYDEGRLHNIGTQLLIIWAVSIFVCIPVIFIPVFRDSNFHDGTPIQVCRMPINHMWQLVYFILIFAVFFCFMFIMLLFFYGKICKALGERKKFINLSADRYAKKILKERRQMVKLMLAVVVMFFICLLPQRAVSLWLIFADKSNIMSLQLEGYLLLKTFPRVLVYMNSAINPIIYNFISTKFRKAFLNILCIKHKLYSLTDVSMVRRKSCYTDVTELTGNAKLKNNR, from the exons ATGGGGACTGAGAATATTACATATGTCGAAGAATCTTACTATAATGTGTCTGCTGTAATGCCGGAACCACCACTGTATATTGTAATTGTCGCAAGTATAATGTATGGACTTACATTTTTTCTTGGACTATTCGGTAACTTAAATGTGATTATTATCGTctacaaatacaaaacaatgcGATCGCGGATGAATTATTTTCTTGTGAACTTGAGCATAActgacttttttgttttattggtgTGTATTCCATCTGCAGCTGTGGATCTTTTTGCTAAGGAAGTCTGGTATTTTGGAGAAACAAtgt GCAAGATTGTTCCCTTTCTGGAGCAGGTGACAACTCTTTCCTGTGTTCTGACCATTCTTGCAATTACTTTGGATCGCTACAAAGGAATTTGCTATCCACTGAAATATGACGAAGGACGACTGCATAATATTGGTACCCAGTTACTGATAATTTGGGCAGTATCAATATTTGTGTGCATACCAGTGATATTCATCCCTGTCTTCCGAGATTCAAACTTCCACGATGGAACACCAATCCAAGTCTGTCGAATGCCAATTAATCATATGTGGCAGTTAGTCTATTTTATCTTGATTTTTGCGGTGTTTTTCTGTTTCATGTTTATTATGCTTCTATTTTTCTACGGCAAAATCTGTAAGGCTTTAGGGGAACGCAAGAAGTTCATCAATCTATCTGCAGACAGATATGCCAAAAAAATTCTCAAGGAAAGGCGGCAAATGGTTAAACTGATGCTAGCAGTTGTAGTCATGTTCTTTATTTGTCTTCTACCGCAGAGGGCTGTTAGTCTGTGGCTGATATTTGCAGACAAATCAAACATTATGTCGTTACAGCTGGAAGGCTATCTACTTTTAAAGACCTTTCCTAGAGTGTTAGTATATATGAATAGTGCGATTAATCCTATCATATATAACTTCAtttctacaaaatttagaaaagcatttttaaatatactgtgtatcaaacataaactgtaTTCTCTGACAGATGTTTCGATGGTGAGACGGAAAAGTTGTTACACTGACGTAACAGAACTAACAGGCAATGCAAAATTGAAGAACAACCGCTAG